A single region of the Nicotiana sylvestris chromosome 6, ASM39365v2, whole genome shotgun sequence genome encodes:
- the LOC104222375 gene encoding extensin → MKLSTLFALVLLLQSTAILSLVAAEATTQYGGYLPPPVTSQPPPSSIGYQPPSAPTTTPPGRGHVPSPRHAPPRHAYPPPSHGHLPPSVGGPPPHRGHLPPSRGFNPPPSPVISPSHPPPSYGAPPPSHGGGHLPSHGQRPPSPSHGHAPPSGGHTPPRGQHPPSHRQPSPPSRHGHPPPPTYAQPPPTPIYSPSPQVQPPPTYSPPPPTHVQPTPSPPSRGHQPQPPTHRHAPPTHRHAPPTHQPSPLRHLPPSPRRQPQPPTYSPPPPAYAQSPQPSPTYSPPPPTYSPPPPSPIYSPPPPAYSPSPPPTPTFSPPPPAYSPPPTYSPPPPTYLPLPSSPIYSPPPPVYSPPPPPSYSPPPPTYLPPPPPSSPIYSPPPPPPSFSPPPPTYGQSPPPPPAYSPPLPAPPTYSPPPPTYSPPPPTYAQPPPLPPTYSPPPPAYSPPPPPTYSPPPPTYSPPPPAYAQPPPPPPTYSPPPPAYSPPPPSPIYSPPPPQVQPPPPTFSPPPPRRIHLPPPPHRQPRPPTPTYGQPPSPPTFSPPPPRQIHSPPPPHWQPRTPTPTYGQPPSPPTFSAPPPRQIHSPPPPHRQPRPPTPTYGQPPSPPTTYSPPSPPPYGLLLSTP, encoded by the coding sequence ATGAAGCTAAGCACTTTATTTGCCTTGGTTTTATTGCTACAGAGCACCGCTATTCTTTCTTTAGTTGCTGCAGAAGCAACAACTCAATATGGTGGTTACCTTCCTCCGCCTGTTACCAGTCAACCACCACCAAGTTCTATTGGCTATCAACCGCCTAGTGCTCCGACAACAACACCACCTGGTCGTGGACATGTACCGTCGCCAAGGCACGCTCCACCTCGCCATGCCTACCCACCACCTTCTCATGGTCATTTACCACCATCTGTTGGCGGTCCTCCACCGCATAGAGGACACTTGCCGCCCTCTCGTGGGTTCAATCCCCCGCCATCTCCTGTGATTTCTCCAAGTCATCCGCCACCGTCCTATGGTGCACCTCCACCCTCTCATGGTGGCGGCCATCTACCATCGCATGGGCAAAGACCACCTTCACCTTCTCATGGACATGCACCACCCTCCGGAGGGCACACACCACCTAGAGGACAACACCCCCCAAGCCATCGTCAACCTTCACCTCCGAGTCGACATGGACATCCTCCACCACCTACATATGCACAACCACCGCCGACACCAATTTATTCGCCTTCTCCTCAAGTGCAACCACCACCGACTTACTCACCTCCTCCACCTACACACGTACAACCAACACCATCACCACCTTCACGTGGACATCAACCACAACCACCCACTCATCGACATGCACCACCTACTCATCGACATGCACCACCTACTCATCAACCTTCACCCCTAAGACATCTACCACCTTCTCCCCGTAGGCAGCCACAACCACCAACTTACTCACCTCCTCCACCTGCATATGCACAATCACCCCAACCCTCACCAACGTACTCGCCTCCTCCACCTACATACTCTCCACCACCACCATCACCAATTTACTCGCCTCCTCCACCTGCATACTCACCATCTCCACCACCAACACCAACTTTCTCGCCTCCTCCTCCAGCATACTCACCACCACCAACGTACTCCCCTCCTCCACCTACATATTTGCCACTGCCATCATCACCAATTTACTCGCCTCCTCCGCCCGTATactcaccaccaccaccaccatcatATTCCCCTCCTCCACCTACATATTTGCCACCACCACCGCCATCATCACCAATTTACTCACCTCCTCCACCACCACCATCCTTCTCgccacctccacccacatatggacaatcacctccacctccaccAGCGTATTCCCCTCCTTTGCCTGCACCACCAACATATTCTCCTCCTCCACCTACATACTCGCCTCCTCCCCCTACATATGCACAACCACCACCGCTTCCACCAACATACTCGCCTCCTCCACCTGCATACTCACCACCACCACCGCCAACGTATTCTCCTCCTCCACCTACATACTCGCCTCCTCCCCCTGCATATGCACAACCACCACCACCTCCACCAACATACTCACCTCCTCCACCTGCATACTCACCACCGCCACCATCACCAATTTACTCGCCTCCGCCTCCCCAAGTGCAGCCACCACCACCGACTTTCTCTCCTCCTCCGCCAAGACGAATTCACTTGCCTCCTCCTCCTCATAGGCAGCCACGGCCACCTACACCTACTTATGGCCAGCCACCATCACCACCGACTTTCTCTCCTCCTCCGCCAAGACAAATTCACTCACCGCCTCCTCCTCATTGGCAGCCACGAACACCTACACCTACTTATGGCCAGCCACCATCACCACCGACTTTCTCTGCTCCTCCGCCAAGACAAATTCACTCGCCGCCTCCTCCTCATAGGCAGCCACGACCACCTACACCTACTTATGGCCAACCACCATCACCACCAACTACATATTCACCCCCTTCTCCTCCTCCATATGGGCTTCTGCTTAGTACTCCATAA
- the LOC104222374 gene encoding serine/threonine-protein phosphatase PP1 isozyme 2, with protein MAQNGQGIEPAVLDDIINRLLEFRNARTVRQVQLSEAEIRSLCTASKEIFLQQPNLLELEAPIKICGDIHGQYGDLLRLFEYGGFPPEANYLFLGDYVDRGKQSLETICLLLAYKIKYPENFFLLRGNHECASINRIYGFYDECKRRFNVRLWKTFTDCFNCLPVAALIDDKILCMHGGLSPDLTDLDEIRNLPRPTDIPDSGLLCDLLWSDPSREVKGWGMNDRGVSYTFGSDKVAEFLMQHDMDLVCRAHQVVEDGYEFFAERQLVTIFSAPNYCGEFDNAGAMMSVDENLMCSFQILKPTDRKPRFL; from the exons ATGGCTCAAAATGGGCAAGGGATAGAACCTGCAGTTCTTGATGATATAATCAACAGGCTTTTGGAGTTTAGGAATGCAAGAACTGTTAGGCAGGTTCAGCTTTCAGAAGCTGAGATTCGATCCCTCTGTACTGCTTCTAAAGAAATCTTCCTTCAGCAGCCCAATCTTTTGGAACTTGAAGCCCCTATCAAGATCTGTG GTGACATTCATGGGCAGTACGGTGATCTTCTGAGGCTTTTTGAATATGGTGGATTTCCTCCCGAGGCTAATTATTTGTTTTTAGGGGACTATGTTGACCGTGGCAAACAGAGTTTGGAAACTATATGCCTTCTACTTGCTTACAAAATTAAATACCCGGAGAACTTCTTTCTGTTAAGAGGGAATCACGAATGTGCTTCTATTAACCGGATATATGGATTTTATGATGAATGCAAGCGCCGATTTAATGTGAGGCTGTGGAAGACCTTCACTGATTGTTTCAACTGTCTTCCTGTGGCAGCTCTCATAGATGATAAAATACTTTGCATGCATGGTGGTCTTTCTCCTGATCTAACAGACTTAGATGAGATAAGGAATTTACCTCGTCCAACAGATATTCCAGACTCCGGTTTGCTTTGCGATTTACTTTGGTCAGATCCTAGTAGGGAAGTTAAAGGTTGGGGTATGAATGACAGGGGTGTCTCATACACCTTTGGTTCTGATAAAGTGGCAGAATTCTTGATGCAACATGATATGGACCTTGTTTGTCGTGCCCATCAG GTTGTGGAGGACGGCTATGAATTTTTTGCTGAAAGGCAGCTAGTCACAATATTTTCTGCACCAAACTACTGTGGCGAATTTGATAATGCTGGTGCTATGATGAGTGTGGATGAAAATTTGATGTGCTCTTTTCAGATTCTGAAGCCAACAGATAGAAAACCTCGGTTCTTATGA